One Mercurialis annua linkage group LG3, ddMerAnnu1.2, whole genome shotgun sequence DNA window includes the following coding sequences:
- the LOC126675031 gene encoding origin of replication complex subunit 1B-like: MADTPKKSLQSPSKKPKQIPHSSISITPQTPLTHDPTRRSSRRLSLKQDQIATPQKPSSQIEKPTKKVSKFKETPKKLVKDLSKSQRKPRKIQKEFDEEVAFSPASPDQSDTIKKRKRSNVVDKETKLTIKGQLKSKNNCKKRVYYKKVVYDGGEFEVGDDVYVKRRDDASSDEEEPEVEECRVCFKAGKAAMLECDCCLGGFHLKCLKPPLREVPEGDWICGFCEDRKLGKEVKMPSPPQGKKLARTLREKLLSSDLWAAHIESLWKEVDGSYWFKGRWYIIPEETAAGRQPHNLRRELYKTNDFADIEMESIIRHCFVKSPKEFAKANTEGDDVFLCEYEYDIIWHSFKRLADIDNDEEDGEAADSDEDWKSSKDAESDTDEDIEYEEENGKNFQVRASLAANSRKGKFHGLQKIGTKRIPEHVRCHKKTELEKAKATLLLATLPKSLPCRNKEMEEITEFIKGAICDDQCLGRCLYIHGVPGTGKTMSLLAVMRNLRSEADAGNIQPYTFVEVNGLKLASPENIYRVIYEALSGHRVGWKKALNLLNERFSEGKKVGKGDNRPCILLIDELDLLVTRNQSILYNVLDWPTKPHSKLIVIGIANTMDLPEKLLPRISSRMGMQRLCFGPYNFQQLQEIISSRLKGIDAFEKQAIEFASRKVAAISGDARRALEICRRAAEITDYRLKKLTSGTDSTPAGKCLVGMSDIEAAIQEMFQAPHIQIMKNCSKLSKIFLTAMVYELYKTGMGETTFEKLATTVSCLCTSNGEAFPGWDTLLKVGCMLGESRIILCEPGGRHRLQKLQLNFPSDDVAFALKGSKDIPWLAKFL, from the exons ATGGCAGACACTCCAAAGAAATCCCTCCAATCTCCTTCAAAGAAACCCAAACAAATCCCCCATTCTTCAATCTCCATCACTCCTCAAACCCCACTAACTCATGACCCAACTCGCCGATCTTCCCGCCGATTGTCGCTCAAACAAGACCAAATCGCCACCCCACAGAAACCCAGTTCCCAAATTGAAAAACCCACTAAGAAAGTATCTAAATTTAAAGAAACCcctaaaaaattagttaaagaTTTATCCAAATCTCAAAGAAAGccaagaaaaattcaaaaagaattcGATGAAGAGGTGGCATTCTCTCCTGCATCACCGGATCAATCAGATACCATTAAGAAGAGGAAGAGAAGTAATGTGGTAGATAAGGAGACGAAATTGACCATAAAAGGGCAATTGAAGAgcaaaaataattgtaaaaagAGGGTTTATTATAAGAAAGTGGTGTATGATGGCGGGGAATTTGAGGTCGGAGACGACGTGTATGTGAAGAGGAGAGATGATGCTAGTTCTGATGAGGAGGAGCCGGAAGTGGAGGAGTGTAGAGTGTGTTTTAAAGCAGGGAAAGCTGCTATGCTCGAGTGTGATTGCTGCTTAGGTGGCTTTCATTTAAAGTGTTTGAAACCGCCTTTGAGAGAAGTACCGGAAGGGGATTGGATATGCGGGTTTTGTGAGGATAGGAAGTTGGGTAAAGAGGTTAAGATGCCTAGTCCGCCGCAGGGGAAGAAGCTTGCTCGAACACTTAGGGAGAAGCTTCTCTCTAGTGACTTATGGGCTGCCCATATTGAGAG CTTGTGGAAGGAGGTGGATGGTAGCTATTGGTTTAAAGGGCGATGGTACATTATTCCAGAAGAGACTGCTGCTGGACGACAGCCTCATAATTTAAGGAGAGAGCTTTATAAGACAAATGATTTTGCTGACATTGAG ATGGAGTCTATCATCCGTCATTGCTTCGTCAAGAGCCCCAAGGAATTTGCTAAGGCAAATACAGAAGGAGACGATGTTTTCTTATGTGAATATGAGTATGACATCATTTGGCATAGTTTCAAGCGTCTAGCTGATATTGATAATGATGAAGAG GATGGGGAAGCAGCTGACAGTGATGAAGACTGGAAGTCTTCCAAGGATGCAGAATCTGATACGGATGAAGACATTgagtatgaagaagaaaatGGGAAGAACTTTCAAGTCAGAGCATCGTTGGCTGCT AACTCTCGGAAGGGCAAGTTCCACGGACTTCAGAAGATTGGGACAAAGAGAATTCCAGAACATGTCCGTTGTCACAAAAAGACTGAATTGGAGAAAGCAAAAGCAACACTTTTGTTGGCAACATTGCCCAAGTCTCTACCCTGCAGGAATAA AGAAATGGAAGAGATAACAGAATTCATTAAAGGTGCCATCTGTGATGATCAATGTCTTGGTCGTTGCCTTTACATTCATGGTGTTCCCGGAACTGGCAAG ACAATGAGTCTACTTGCAGTAATGAGGAACCTAAGATCTGAAGCTGATGCAGGAAATATACAACCGTACACTTTTGTGGAGGTTAATGGTCTAAAGTTAGCTTCACCGGAGAACATATATAGG GTTATATATGAAGCATTAAGTGGACACAGGGTTGGTTGGAAAAAGGCTCTCAATTTGCTGAATGAAAGATTTTCGGAAGGAAAGAAAGTAGGCAAAGGAGATAACCGGCCTTGTATTCTACTCATTGATGAACTTGATCTGCTTGTGACTCGAAATCAATCG ATTCTGTACAATGTTCTCGACTGGCCTACTAAGCCTCATTCGAAACTGATTGTTATAG GAATTGCAAATACAATGGATCTTCCAGAAAAGTTACTTCCTCGTATTTCAAGCCGTATGGGAATGCAGAGGCTTTGCTTTGGACCCTATAATTTTCAGCAACTTCAAGAAATAATTTCAAGTCGTCTAAAAGGAATTGATGCATTTGAAAAGCAAGCCATAGAATTTGCTTCAAGAAAG GTAGCAGCAATTTCAGGAGATGCACGCCGTGCTTTGGAGATATGCAGGCGTGCAGCAGAAATTACTGACTATCGTCTTAAGAAATTAACTTCGGGAACTGATTCCACCCCAGCAG GTAAATGCCTTGTTGGTATGTCAGATATTGAGGCAGCTATTCAGGAAATGTTTCAAGCGCCTCATATTCAA ATAATGAAGAATTGTTCTAAACTCAGCAAAATATTTCTCACGGCTATGGTATATGAGCTCTATAAAACAGGGATGGGGGAGACAACCTTTGAAAAG TTGGCAACGACGGTTTCATGTCTCTGCACAAGCAATGGAGAAGCATTTCCTGGTTGGGACACTCTCTTAAAAGTTGG ATGCATGCTAGGTGAAAGCAGAATCATTCTATGCGAACCAGGAGGCAGGCATAGGTTGCAGAAATTGCAGCTCAATTTCCCAAG TGATGATGTGGCTTTTGCGCTGAAAGGCAGCAAGGATATACCTTGGTTGGCCAAGTTTTTATGA
- the LOC126673707 gene encoding calcium and calcium/calmodulin-dependent serine/threonine-protein kinase-like, whose protein sequence is METRKVSGEYEVSEILGRGGFSVVRKGIRKCTSSGDKTEVAIKTLKRLASTAAAGKSPTLKQVSISDALLTNEILVMRKIVEQVSPHPNVIDLYDVYEDTNGVHLVLELCCGGELFDRIVARDRYTEREAAAVVRQIAQGLEALHNADIVHRDLKPENCLFLNVEDDSSLKIMDFGLSSVEDYTDPVVGLFGSIDYVSPEALSQGKISCKTDMWSLGVILYILLSGHPPFIAQSNRQKQQMIMAGEFSFYDKTWKNITSSAKQLITDLLQVDPQRRPTAQHVLNHPWVIGESAKEEQMDPEIITRLQKFNARGKLRAAAIASVWSSTIFLRTKKLRSLLASHDLKQDEIQNLRQHFTKLCAKGDNATLPEFEEVLKAMNMTSLVPLAPRVFDLFDNNRDGTIDMREILCGFSSLRNSQGDDALHLCFQMYDTDRSGCITKEEVASLLRALPEDCLPADITEAGKLDEIFDRMDANSDGKVTFEEFKDAMQRDSSLQDALLSSLRHQ, encoded by the exons ATGGAAACAAGAAAAGTCTCCGGCGAATATGAAGTGTCGGAGATTCTCGGACGAGGCGGATTCTCCGTCGTAAGAAAAGGAATCAGAAAGTGCACCTCTAGTGGAGATAAAACCGAGGTGGCTATCAAAACACTCAAAAGATTAGCTTCAACCGCCGCCGCCGGCAAGTCTCCGACGTTGAAGCAGGTCTCCATATCTGACGCCCTTCTGACCAACGAGATTCTAGTAATGAGAAAGATTGTAGAGCAAGTTTCACCTCATCCTAATGTCATTGACCTATATGACGTGTACGAAGATACAAACGGGGTCCACCTGGTGCTTGAGCTTTGCTGCGGTGGCGAGCTGTTTGACCGGATTGTGGCTCGGGACCGGTATACGGAGCGGGAAGCTGCGGCGGTGGTCAGGCAGATTGCACAGGGATTGGAGGCTCTTCATAATGCTGATATAGTCCACAGGGATTTGAAGCCGGAGAATTGTCTTTTCTTGAATGTTGAGGATGATTCTAGTTTGAAGATCATGGACTTTGGATTGAGCTCTGTGGAGGATTATACCGATCCGGTCGTCGGATTGTTCGGTTCGATTGATTATGTTTCGCCGGAGGCTCTTTCGCAGGGGAAAATCAGTTGTAAAACTGATATGTGGTCTTTGGGAGTCATCCTGTATATCCTGCTCTCAGG TCATCCGCCGTTCATTGCTCAGTCGAATCGGCAGAAGCAGCAGATGATAATGGCA GGTGAGTTTAGTTTCTATGACAAGACATGGAAGAACATAACTTCTTCAGCAAAGCAATTGATTACTGATCTCCTACAAGTTGATCCTCAAAGAAGACCCACTGCTCAACATGTTCTGAATCATCCATGGGTTATAGGTGAGTCAGCCAAAGAGGAACAAATGGACCCTGAGATTATAACCAGGCTGCAAAAGTTTAACGCCCGTGGGAAACTCCGTGCTGCCGCCATAGCTAGCGTGTGGAGCAGCACTATTTTTTTGAGAACAAAGAAGCTCAGATCCTTACTAGCTTCGCATGACCTTAAACAAGATGAAATTCAGAATCTCAGACAACACTTTACAAAGCT ATGTGCAAAAGGTGATAATGCTACCCTACCCGAATTCGAGGAGGTGCTCAAGGCGATGAACATGACATCACTAGTCCCTCTAGCGCCTCGTGTGTTTGATTTATTTGACAACAATCGCGATGGAACAATTGACATGAGAGAGATACTATGCGGATTCTCCAGTCTAAGGAACTCTCAAGGAGACGACGCCCTTCATTTATGCTTCCAG ATGTATGATACAGACAGATCAGGATGTATCACAAAGGAAGAAGTAGCATCATTACTCAGA GCTTTGCCGGAGGACTGCCTCCCTGCGGACATTACAGAAGCTGGAAAACTTGATGAAATATTTGATCGGATGGATGCTAACAGCGACGGAAAAGTCACCTTTGAAGAGTTTAAAGATGCAATGCAGAGAGACAGCTCGCTACAGGATGCACTCCTCTCTTCGCTTCGCCACCAATAA
- the LOC126673709 gene encoding aldehyde dehydrogenase family 3 member F1-like, which translates to MMDLKSELQCMRDYVKSGETKDGSWRNSQLKGLLMFVKDNQTEIFKALMQDLGKHHIEAFRDEVGLLIKSLNYALQGLRKWMSSEKAKLPALAILTSAELVPEPLGLVLVISSWNFPIGLSLEPIIGAIAAGNTVVLKPSEMAPACSSLLANYLPNYIDNKAIKIIQGGPAVGEQLLQQKWDKIFFTGSARVGRIVMSAAVKHLTPVVIELGGKCPAIVDTLSSSWDKQVAADRIAVSKFGACAGQACIAIDYVLVEKRFASTFVELLKVSVKKMFGDNPSESNTIARIVNKSNLFRLKHLLSDLAVQKSIVYGGSVDEENTFIEPTILLDPPLESAIMTDEIFGPLLPIITLDKIEDSIEFINSRPKALAIYAFTKKDKFMERMVAETSSGSLTFNDAILQYAADTLPFGGVGESGSGRYHGKFSFEAFTHYKPVVRRSFLVDFWYRFPPWNPQKFMLFENTYNLDYFGLLLVILGLKKSRTI; encoded by the exons ATGATGGATTTAAAGAGTGAGTTACAGTGCATGAGAGATTATGTTAAGAGTGGAGAAACTAAAGATGGTTCTTGGAGAAATTCTCAGCTTAAAGGGTTACTTATGTTTGTTAAGGATAATCAAACTGAGATTTTTAAAGCTCTCATGCAAGATTTAGGCAAACATCATATCGAAGCTTTTAGAGATGAG GTGGGGTTATTGATCAAATCGTTGAATTACGCATTGCAAGGATTGCGAAAATGGATGTCAAGCGAAAAG GCGAAGCTGCCAGCACTTGCAATCCTAACATCTGCAGAGTTGGTTCCTGAGCCTCTTGGCCTTGTCCTTGTTATATCATCCTGGAATTTTCCTATCG GGTTGTCCTTGGAGCCAATTATAGGAGCAATAGCTGCAGGAAACACAGTGGTTTTAAAACCTTCAGAAATGGCTCCTGCTTGTTCTTCACTTCTAGCTAATTATCTTCCTAATTATATTGACAACAAAGCTatcaaaatcatccaaggcGGACCGGCTGTTGGCGAGCAACTCCTGCAACAGAAATGGGATAAAATTTTCTTTACAG GTAGTGCGCGTGTTGGCCGGATAGTTATGTCAGCAGCAGTGAAACATTTAACTCCGGTTGTTATCGAATTGGGTGGCAAATGTCCTGCTATAGTTGATACTCTATCATCATCTTGGGACAAACAG GTTGCTGCAGATCGAATTGCTGTGTCGAAATTTGGTGCCTGTGCGGGACAAGCATGCATAGCTATTGACTATGTTCTTGTCGAAAAGCGATTTGCTTCTACTTTC GTGGAATTATTGAAAGTTTCTGTCAAGAAAATGTTTGGAGATAATCCAAGTGAGTCCAATACCATTGCAAGAATCGTTAACAAAAGTAATTTATTCAGATTGAAGcatcttttaagtgatttagCTGTCCAAAAATCTATTGTCTATGGTGGTTCTGTCGACGAAGAGAACAC GTTTATTGAGCCGACAATACTGCTAGATCCTCCCCTTGAATCAGCAATAATGACAGATGAAATATTTGGTCcactgcttcctataattaCA TTGGACAAGATTGAAGACAGCATAGAATTCATAAACTCGAGGCCGAAAGCACTTGCAATCTACGCCTTCACCAAAAAAGACAAGTTTATGGAAAGAATGGTAGCAGAAACATCCTCAGGAAGCTTGACATTTAATGATGCAATTCTTCAA TATGCAGCTGATACTCTACCATTCGGAGGGGTTGGTGAAAGTGGGAGCGGTAGGTACCATGGAAAATTCTCATTTGAAGCGTTTACGCATTACAAACCAGTTGTTAGAAGAAGCTTTCTGGTAGATTTCTGGTACAGGTTTCCTCCATGGAATCCTCAGAAGTTTATGCTTTTTGAAAATACTTACAATTTGGATTATTTTGGACTACTCCTTGTCATTCTTGGCTTGAAGAAGTCGAGAACTATTTAA
- the LOC126673820 gene encoding uncharacterized protein LOC126673820 isoform X1 — protein sequence MSASNLLYTKPYSPPSPFPTSSLTKLPLSSFSPPIFSPPSNSHLLQFHRSSNFFSKLTPHINSSTNSNVQPLPDDLERETETETETEFSNESDSDEEDYAIDIDALEEEAESVVREYSTSLSRQLIIEDESDEHKKETRKQKRQKIIYPDIPDHLLPKVAIVGRPNVGKSALFNRLVGGNRAIVVDEPGVTRDRLYGRSFWGEHEFMVVDTGGVMTISKSQDEVMEELAVSKSVGMDAIPLAAREAAIARMPSMIERQAATAVEEASVIIFLVDGQSGLIATDVEIADWLRKNYSDKFIILAVNKCESPKKGIMQAAEFWSLGLTPLPISALSGTGTGELLDLLCSKLAIIEGPQHLDDEEKNYIPAIAIVGRPNVGKSSILNALVGEDRTIVSPISGTTRDAIDTEFTGPDGQKFRLIDTAGIRRRAAVASSGSLTEALSVNRAFRAIRRSDVVALVIEAMAFITEQDYRIADRIEKEGKGCLIVVNKWDTIPNKNQQTATYYEQDVREKLRILQWSPIVYSTAIAGHSVEKIIVAASAVEKERSRRLSTAILNQVVQEALAFKAPPRTRGGKRGRVYYCTQAAIRPPTFVFFVNETSLFSETYRRYMEKQLRTDAGFAGTPIRLLWRSRRKMEKSEVKRATKAQHNLTPHA from the exons ATGTCAGCTAGCAATCTCCTCTACACAAAACCCTACTCTCCACCCTCTCCATTTCCCACTTCGTCACTTACAAAACTCCCACTCTCATCCTTTTCTCCACCAATTTTCTCACCTCCCTCAAATTCTCACCTCCTCCAATTTCACCGCTCTTCTAATTTCTTCTCCAAATTAACCCCGCACATTAACTCCTCCACTAACTCCAACGTTCAACCGCTCCCAGACGATCTTGAACGAGAAACCGAAACTGAAACGGAAACAGAATTTTCTAATGAGTCTGACAGTGATGAAGAAGATTACGCGATTGACATTGACGCGCTGGAGGAGGAAGCTGAATCTGTTGTTAGAGAATACTCCACTTCTCTGTCTCGCCAATTGATTATCG AAGATGAGAGTGATGAGCATAAAAAGGAAACTAGAAAGCAGAAGAggcaaaaaataatttatcctGAT ATACCAGACCATCTCCTTCCTAAGGTTGCAATTGTTGGCAGGCCGAATGTCGGCAAGTCAGCGCTGTTCAATCGTCTTGTTGGG GGGAATAGGGCGATTGTGGTGGACGAACCCGGTGTTACACGGGATCGTTTGTATGGTAGATCTTTTTGGGGAGAACATGAATTTATGGTGGTGGATACGGGTGGAGTTATGACCATTTCAAAATCGCAAGATGAGGTTATGGAAGAATTGGCTGTAAGTAAATCTGTTGGCATGGATGCTATTCCACTTGCCGCTAGGGAGGCAGCTATTGCTAGGATGCCTTCAATGATTGAGAGACAAGCTGCTACTGCTGTTGAAGAAGCATCTGTTATCATTTTTCTAGTAGATGGCCAG TCAGGTCTAATAGCCACCGATGTGGAGATAGCAGATTGGTTACGCAAGAACTACTCAGATAAGTTTATCATTCTTGCAGTCAACAAGTGCGAGTCTCCTAAAAAAGGAATCATGCAAGCAGCAGAATTCTGGTCTTTAGG GCTCACTCCCCTTCCTATTTCTGCTTTATCTGGAACGGGAACTGGAGAGCTTCTAGATCTTCTATGTTCCAAGTTGGCAATAATCGAG GGTCCACAACATCTTgatgatgaagaaaaaaattatattcctGCAATTGCAATCGTTGGCAGGCCAAATGTTGGTAAGAGTAGCATTTTGAATGCTTTAGTTGGAGAAGATAGAACAATAGTCAGCCCTATCAGTGGTACTACGCGTGATGCTATCGATACTGAATTTACAGGACCAGATGGCCAG AAATTTCGGCTTATCGATACAGCTGGAATCAGAAGAAGGGCAGCAGTAGCTTCTTCAGGTAGTTTGACAGAGGCTTTATCAGTAAATCGAGCATTTCGTGCAATTCGTCGATCTGATGTTGTTGCTCTTGTTATTGAGGCCATGGCATTTATCACTGAACAG GATTACCGAATTGCTGACAGGATTGAAAAAGAAGGTAAGGGCTGTCTGATTGTTGTAAATAAATGGGATACTATACCAAATAAAAACCAGCAAACTGCAACATACTACGAACAAGATGTCAGGGAGAAGCTTCGGATTCTACAGTGGTCACCCATTGTTTATTCAACTGCCATTGCTGGCCATAGTGTTGAAAA GATCATTGTTGCAGCTAGTGCTGTTGAAAAAGAAAGATCAAGAAGGCTGAGTACTGCTATACTAAATCAAGTGGTACAAGAAGCGTTAGCGTTCAAAGCACCTCCCAGAACCAGAGGTGGAAAGAGAGGACGTGTTTATTACTGCACTCAG GCAGCTATCAGGCCACCTACATTTGTTTTCTTTGTGAATGAGACAAGTCTATTTTCTGAGACTTATCGACGTTACATGGAGAAACAACTGAGAACAGATGCAGGATTTGCTGGTACGCCCATTCGGCTACTTTGGCGAAGCAgaagaaaaatggaaaaaagtgAAG TGAAGAGAGCGACGAAAGCACAACATAATCTCACACCACATGCCTGA
- the LOC126673820 gene encoding uncharacterized protein LOC126673820 isoform X2 encodes MSASNLLYTKPYSPPSPFPTSSLTKLPLSSFSPPIFSPPSNSHLLQFHRSSNFFSKLTPHINSSTNSNVQPLPDDLERETETETETEFSNESDSDEEDYAIDIDALEEEAESVVREYSTSLSRQLIIEDESDEHKKETRKQKRQKIIYPDIPDHLLPKVAIVGRPNVGKSALFNRLVGGNRAIVVDEPGVTRDRLYGRSFWGEHEFMVVDTGGVMTISKSQDEVMEELAVSKSVGMDAIPLAAREAAIARMPSMIERQAATAVEEASVIIFLVDGQSGLIATDVEIADWLRKNYSDKFIILAVNKCESPKKGIMQAAEFWSLGLTPLPISALSGTGTGELLDLLCSKLAIIEGPQHLDDEEKNYIPAIAIVGRPNVGKSSILNALVGEDRTIVSPISGTTRDAIDTEFTGPDGQKFRLIDTAGIRRRAAVASSGSLTEALSVNRAFRAIRRSDVVALVIEAMAFITEQDYRIADRIEKEGKGCLIVVNKWDTIPNKNQQTATYYEQDVREKLRILQWSPIVYSTAIAGHSVEKIIVAASAVEKERSRRLSTAILNQVVQEALAFKAPPRTRGGKRGRVYYCTQAAIRPPTFVFFVNETSLFSETYRRYMEKQLRTDAGFAGTPIRLLWRSRRKMEKSEGR; translated from the exons ATGTCAGCTAGCAATCTCCTCTACACAAAACCCTACTCTCCACCCTCTCCATTTCCCACTTCGTCACTTACAAAACTCCCACTCTCATCCTTTTCTCCACCAATTTTCTCACCTCCCTCAAATTCTCACCTCCTCCAATTTCACCGCTCTTCTAATTTCTTCTCCAAATTAACCCCGCACATTAACTCCTCCACTAACTCCAACGTTCAACCGCTCCCAGACGATCTTGAACGAGAAACCGAAACTGAAACGGAAACAGAATTTTCTAATGAGTCTGACAGTGATGAAGAAGATTACGCGATTGACATTGACGCGCTGGAGGAGGAAGCTGAATCTGTTGTTAGAGAATACTCCACTTCTCTGTCTCGCCAATTGATTATCG AAGATGAGAGTGATGAGCATAAAAAGGAAACTAGAAAGCAGAAGAggcaaaaaataatttatcctGAT ATACCAGACCATCTCCTTCCTAAGGTTGCAATTGTTGGCAGGCCGAATGTCGGCAAGTCAGCGCTGTTCAATCGTCTTGTTGGG GGGAATAGGGCGATTGTGGTGGACGAACCCGGTGTTACACGGGATCGTTTGTATGGTAGATCTTTTTGGGGAGAACATGAATTTATGGTGGTGGATACGGGTGGAGTTATGACCATTTCAAAATCGCAAGATGAGGTTATGGAAGAATTGGCTGTAAGTAAATCTGTTGGCATGGATGCTATTCCACTTGCCGCTAGGGAGGCAGCTATTGCTAGGATGCCTTCAATGATTGAGAGACAAGCTGCTACTGCTGTTGAAGAAGCATCTGTTATCATTTTTCTAGTAGATGGCCAG TCAGGTCTAATAGCCACCGATGTGGAGATAGCAGATTGGTTACGCAAGAACTACTCAGATAAGTTTATCATTCTTGCAGTCAACAAGTGCGAGTCTCCTAAAAAAGGAATCATGCAAGCAGCAGAATTCTGGTCTTTAGG GCTCACTCCCCTTCCTATTTCTGCTTTATCTGGAACGGGAACTGGAGAGCTTCTAGATCTTCTATGTTCCAAGTTGGCAATAATCGAG GGTCCACAACATCTTgatgatgaagaaaaaaattatattcctGCAATTGCAATCGTTGGCAGGCCAAATGTTGGTAAGAGTAGCATTTTGAATGCTTTAGTTGGAGAAGATAGAACAATAGTCAGCCCTATCAGTGGTACTACGCGTGATGCTATCGATACTGAATTTACAGGACCAGATGGCCAG AAATTTCGGCTTATCGATACAGCTGGAATCAGAAGAAGGGCAGCAGTAGCTTCTTCAGGTAGTTTGACAGAGGCTTTATCAGTAAATCGAGCATTTCGTGCAATTCGTCGATCTGATGTTGTTGCTCTTGTTATTGAGGCCATGGCATTTATCACTGAACAG GATTACCGAATTGCTGACAGGATTGAAAAAGAAGGTAAGGGCTGTCTGATTGTTGTAAATAAATGGGATACTATACCAAATAAAAACCAGCAAACTGCAACATACTACGAACAAGATGTCAGGGAGAAGCTTCGGATTCTACAGTGGTCACCCATTGTTTATTCAACTGCCATTGCTGGCCATAGTGTTGAAAA GATCATTGTTGCAGCTAGTGCTGTTGAAAAAGAAAGATCAAGAAGGCTGAGTACTGCTATACTAAATCAAGTGGTACAAGAAGCGTTAGCGTTCAAAGCACCTCCCAGAACCAGAGGTGGAAAGAGAGGACGTGTTTATTACTGCACTCAG GCAGCTATCAGGCCACCTACATTTGTTTTCTTTGTGAATGAGACAAGTCTATTTTCTGAGACTTATCGACGTTACATGGAGAAACAACTGAGAACAGATGCAGGATTTGCTGGTACGCCCATTCGGCTACTTTGGCGAAGCAgaagaaaaatggaaaaaagtgAAGGTCGGTGA